In the genome of Amia ocellicauda isolate fAmiCal2 chromosome 3, fAmiCal2.hap1, whole genome shotgun sequence, one region contains:
- the LOC136747060 gene encoding olfactory receptor 4B13-like encodes MENKSYFTSFILAGYREMDNLKYLYFTIFLLLYLIIIVASLFLIGVICVERSLHEPMYFFLCNLAVNGLYGSTGLLPSMLSHLMSEVHEVSLSCCLAQVFCLHTYGIAEFTILALMGYDRYVAICYPLQYNSIMSPLRVYTLITFSWLYPICSFSIFFISTARLTFCGRVLEKVYCTNHSVVKLSCEDTSIINIVGLVGISFTIVPQLLMLLYSYAQILIICLKSSRQSQVKALKTCTPHIVAVVNYSVGCLFEIIHSRFNMSHAPSAVRIVLALYFLIFPPLINPLIYGISIQAVRVKVIQILLKRKTVPETVIIK; translated from the coding sequence atggaaaacaaatcCTATTTTACATCGTTCATACTGGCTGGCTATAGGGAAATGGACAACCTAAAATATCTGTACTTTACCATTTTCCTTCTCTTGTACCTCATCATCATTGTTGCCAGCCTTTTCCTTATAGGAGTAATCTGTGTGGAGAGGAGCCTGCATGAGcccatgtatttttttctgtgtaaTTTAGCAGTGAATGGATTGTATGGCAGCACTGGGCTATTACCATCCATGCTAAGTCATTTAATGTCAGAGGTTCATGAGGTATCACTCAGCTGTTGCCTAGCACAGGTCTTTTGCTTACACACATACGGCATTGCTGAATTCACAATATTAGCACTGATGGGCTATGACAGGTATGTTGCCATTTGTTACCCATTACAGTACAACAGCATCATGTCTCCCTTGAGAGTTTACACATTGATCACATTTTCCTGGTTGTATCCTATTTGTTCATTCAGCATTTTTTTCATCTCAACTGCGAGACTAACATTTTGTGGTCGAGTCTTAGAGAAGGTGTACTGTACTAACCACTCTGTGGTCAAGCTCTCCTGTGAAGACACATCAATTATTAACATTGTGGGATTGGTTGGAATTAGTTTTACTATTGTTCCTCAGCTTCTTATGTTACTTTACTCTTATGCACAAATCCTCATAATTTGCCTGAAGTCCTCCAGACAGTCTCAAGTGAAAGCACTGAAGACATGCACTCCTCACATAGTGGCCGTGGTGAACTATTCTGTCGGATGTCTTTTTGAAATAATCCATAGCAGGTTCAATATGAGTCATGCACCATCTGCAGTCCGTATAGTACTAGCCCTTTACTTCTTGATATTTCCACCTCTTATCAACCCTTTAATTTATGGAATAAGTATTCAGGCTGTGAGGGTTAAGGTCATACAAATattattgaaaagaaaaactgtGCCAGAAACGGTGATAATCAAATAG
- the LOC136747061 gene encoding olfactory receptor 2G3-like has product MNSSDTTFILSAYYEIGDIKYMYFIILLLLYIFTISANLIIIVVIYVERSLHEPMYFFLCILSVNAIFGSTALCPCLLTNILSDSHDISRISCLVQVFCLHIFGQCEFSSLALMGYDRYLSICYPLQYNMIMTPTKVLNLIILSWLYSICPFAIHFILTLQLPLCGRIIEKIACANYSIVKLSCIDTSINNIYGLVVLILNTVLPVILILYSYLQILRLCLRSSKESQAKALNTCTPHLVTLINFFISTFFEIVQSRFNMSHVSSEVRIFLSVYFLIITPLINPIIYGIRIGNISVKLRKWLVHQTHPRI; this is encoded by the coding sequence ATGAACTCATCTGACACTACCTTCATACTGTCTGCATACTATGAAATTGGGgacattaaatacatgtattttataattttgttgctgttgtacaTCTTTACTATTTCAGCAAACTTAATTATCATAGTTGTGATCTATGTAGAGAGGAGCCTCCATGAGCCTATGTATTTCTTCCTATGTATCCTTTCTGTTAATGCAATATTTGGCAGCACTGCACTCTGTCCCTGCCTATTAACTAACATCCTGTCAGACAGTCATGACATTTCTCGAATCAGTTGTCTGGTACAGGTTTTTTGTTTGCACATATTTGGCCAATGTGAATTTTCAAGTTTGGCATTGATGGGATATGACAGGTATCTGTCAATCTGTTATCCTTTGCAGTATAATATGATCATGACTCCTACAAAAGTACTAAATCTGATAATATTGTCATGGTTATACTCTATATGTCCATTTGCTATACATTTCATATTAACTCTGCAGCTTCCATTGTGTGGACGAATCATAGAAAAGATTGCTTGTGCCAACTATTCAATTGTCAAATTGTCCTGTATAGATACAtccattaataatatttatggTCTTGTAgttcttattttaaatacagtcCTCCCTGTAATTCTAATTCTATATTCATATTTACAAATTCTCAGACTCTGTCTGAGATCTTCCAAAGAATCACAAGCTAAGGCACTGAACACCTGCACTCCACACTTAGTTACACTGATAAACTTTTTCATTTCAACATTTTTTGAAATAGTTCAATCCAGATTTAACATGAGCCATGTGTCCAGTGAGGTTCGTATTTTCCTCTCAGTTTACTTTTTGATCATTACACCCCTCATAAATCCCATTATTTATGGAATCAGAATCGGAAACATCAGTGTCAAGCTTAGGAAATGGTTAGTGCATCAAACTCACCCAAGAATTTGA